The Methylocella tundrae genome contains the following window.
CGGCACATCGGGGAGATCGACCACATGCACCGGCTTTGGGCTGAGCAGCGCGAGGATCAACCCTTGCCCCGCCGGCGCCTCGGCGATGTATTCGAAATGCGCGAAGGGATTTGAAAGATCGGGAATGGCGACGGGCTTTCCAGGTTGAACGAGATTGGCGTTCTCGCTCGCGCCAGCCGGCAGCGCCATAGAGTAGAGGTTGGGGTAGCGCTGTGTGACTTTGCCGGATGCGTCGACGTCAACGAGGATCAGATAGCCGGGCTTTTTCGTCGTCACGCGAAACACCACCTTGGCGCCGATGGCGAATTGATCGGAGGGCACAATGTCGATCGCAACGCCGGCGGCATTGTCGGCGGTGATTTCACTGAGGCTCGAAGGATTGACCACCGTGACGTTGCGCGTCACGCCCTGAGCGAACGCCCCGGCGCTTGAAAGGCTCAGAACGGCTGCGAACGCCACTGCCTTCTTGATTGAATCCATTGCCCATTCCTGTCTCTGTTAGAAGGACTGCCGGCCATGAACCGCCTTTTACGGCGCCGTGAAGACGCCAACCGATCCGAGCCTCATTCCGGCGTCGGCGTATTGCGACAAGATCCTGACAAGCTGCCCCGCGGTGCGGCGCGCGTTCAACTTGCCCAAAGCCTGTTCGAGTTGGGGCATGCGCTCCGGCGCAGTTATGGCGACGATCTGATCAGCGCCGAACGGTCCGCGAACCTTGATTGGGAGCCTGTATTCCGGCTTGTTCATCAGCTCAGCTTCCGACTCATTTTGCGGATAAAGCAGTTGAACCGTGCCGTCGCCGGCGAGATTGAAGAGAAGCAGCGAGCGATTGCTCAATTGGTCGATCGCGACCTCGACCTGGCTGCCAAGATGATGCACCTTATTGTCCGGCAGGAGCAGGATCGGCTGGACGGATCGCGCCGCCATCTGCTTCAGGGCGCGCACGGCGGCGGCTCGATCTATGACGCCCGGCAGCTCATCCTTGCCGACTTCCCGCGCGATCACATCGCCGCCCGAGATCACGTCGCCGGATTTCGGGTCCCAGATCAGTTCAGGGTTCTGGTTTGGCGCAACGGCCTCGAACCTCGATTCGAGCGGGGTCACGTCAGCAAGTTGCGCGCTGGAGCCATCGAGAACGGCGACGCGCACGGGACGTTGCGGAGGAAATGGCGGCGGGGCGCCTGCCGGCGTAGCGCGCGCAGCGCCGCCGAGAGGGATATTGGCTGCGACGGCTGACGGCGCTGAGCCCGGCGGCGTGACGAAAGTGACGGAGCGGGATAATTCGACGACCGGTTCAGTATTGACGTCGAGCCTCGGCGCGCTCGCAGACACGATCGTCTGGCGTTGATCGGAGAGCTGATAAGTCAGCTGGCGGACATAGGCAAAAAGTTCCTCGATCGTGATTTTGCCATCGCCATTGGCGTCGGCCGCGCCCTCAAGGGCGCGCGCGAGAGCATAGCTGAGGGCGCCGCGATAGCCGTCGACGCCGGGAACCTTGATTTCCGGGGCCTTGCTGTTCTTGTCGACAGCCGCGAGAAAGATGGTCCGGGTAAAATCAAGCTCAGTGGCGAAAGCGTCCGAGGGCGTCGAAACAGGCTTCAATTCATCGTCCGAAATCGCATAGGTGGGCACGGAGCGATAGATCATTTCAGATCCGCGCGGAT
Protein-coding sequences here:
- a CDS encoding DUF4384 domain-containing protein; this translates as MDSIKKAVAFAAVLSLSSAGAFAQGVTRNVTVVNPSSLSEITADNAAGVAIDIVPSDQFAIGAKVVFRVTTKKPGYLILVDVDASGKVTQRYPNLYSMALPAGASENANLVQPGKPVAIPDLSNPFAHFEYIAEAPAGQGLILALLSPKPVHVVDLPDVPQEMIGTNAAANFLCDAARRLRIAGRDAGAPLADPQWSFAVKSYSITP
- a CDS encoding caspase family protein, which produces MSLLSRFSMLLRHCLVASLIGVPAAFAAPPAVVVENPKEVHAIVVGVDQYQHLARLKGAAADARDIETSLRAMGVQDVTALYDDKADRDSILKNVDDLSARIRPGDLVILSIAGHGAQEPERVKGSEADGKDAVFLLAGFDTAGAGTRQRILDKEFNHLIKAFESRGARVLFVADTCSGGGLAREVDPRGSEMIYRSVPTYAISDDELKPVSTPSDAFATELDFTRTIFLAAVDKNSKAPEIKVPGVDGYRGALSYALARALEGAADANGDGKITIEELFAYVRQLTYQLSDQRQTIVSASAPRLDVNTEPVVELSRSVTFVTPPGSAPSAVAANIPLGGAARATPAGAPPPFPPQRPVRVAVLDGSSAQLADVTPLESRFEAVAPNQNPELIWDPKSGDVISGGDVIAREVGKDELPGVIDRAAAVRALKQMAARSVQPILLLPDNKVHHLGSQVEVAIDQLSNRSLLLFNLAGDGTVQLLYPQNESEAELMNKPEYRLPIKVRGPFGADQIVAITAPERMPQLEQALGKLNARRTAGQLVRILSQYADAGMRLGSVGVFTAP